A genomic region of Cannabis sativa cultivar Pink pepper isolate KNU-18-1 chromosome 1, ASM2916894v1, whole genome shotgun sequence contains the following coding sequences:
- the LOC133035429 gene encoding uncharacterized protein LOC133035429, translated as MTVMRVSNDAKCFCFPLTLSGSAEEWFKKLEPGSVDCWNKLQVSFRRQFVAARKVNLEQEGASNLQDFQKRVQKYINLEEAQIVAYGGYYSTGIAGYAPGVQLPGTLPTATPPMSGIQFSATLGYNQSQALAPASSHYGNPSGINGQVPSHSAHAASLAGPSQGSRSKRSSKGSNRTEDKRQKRGYTPQYTQYTELTDSQECVYFTTRQNTHYRRPPPLYRDFSRRDSNKRCEYHNDIGHSTNECKNLKDEIENLILLGHLYEWIKNRLPHLNPVPAAGPLLQGAPGGEEKSYAETL; from the exons atgacggtcatgagagtcagcaatgatgcCAAATGTTTTTGCTTCCCACTAACGttgagtgggtccgcggaggaatggttcaagaagttGGAACCAGGATCAGTGGATTGCTGGAACAAGCTGCAAGTTagtttccggagacagtttgtcgccgcgaGAAAGGTTAATCTTGAG caagaaggagccTCCAACCTTcaagacttccagaagagagtccaaaagtaCATTAACTtagaagaggcccaaatagtggcttatGGGGGATACTATTCGACCGGAATAGCAGGGTATGCGCCCGGAGTCCAGCTCCCGGGAACCCTACCAACGGCTACTCCACCAATgagcggcatacaattctctgctaccctaGGATATAATCAGAGCCAGGCATTGGCTCCTGCATCTTCTCATTATGGGAATCCTTCTGGGATAAATGGACAAGTCCCGTCTCACTCTGCTCATGCTGCAAGCCTAGCGGGACCTTCTCAAGGCTCTCGGAGCAAGAGGTCCTCAAAAGGTAGCAACCGGACGGAGGACAAGCgacagaaaagggggtacactccccaatacacccagtacacggaaCTGACAGACTCCCAGGAATGTGTGTATTTCACCaccaggcaaaatacgcactaccggagaccgccTCCTCTGTACAGAGATTTCTCCCGAAGGGATTCCAACAAAAGATGTGAATACCATAATGACATTGGacacagcaccaatgaatgcaaaaaccTTAAAGATGAGATCGAAAACTTGATTCTATTGGGTCATCTCTACGAGTGGATTAAGAACCGGCTGCCTCATCTCAACCCGGTTCCGGCAGCAGGACCTTTGCTCCAAGGAGCGCCAGGGG